From Phormidium ambiguum IAM M-71, one genomic window encodes:
- a CDS encoding peptidylprolyl isomerase — MESQPFFSIDDQPISLAKAIGYLRSTGDFQSFVLKIIRQHLLETELQTREDLEIDSTIIEQAVIDFRLENQLNDSDRFQEWLNAKGINYADFRYQIAAGLKIEKLKAEVTAPKLEEYFNANKALLDQVVLSRIVVADRNFALNLKSQILADNSRFEPLAREHSLTDDRLVNGIMEPVSLGQIPDQIQGYVATAKPGELIGPLEIEGRYALLRVEQILPVSLDGSLKGELQNQLFEQWLQEKAQKMTIKMHIE; from the coding sequence ATGGAATCCCAACCTTTCTTTAGCATTGACGACCAGCCTATATCTTTAGCCAAAGCTATTGGTTATCTTCGTAGTACAGGTGATTTTCAATCATTTGTACTAAAAATAATTCGACAGCATCTTTTGGAAACAGAACTACAAACTCGTGAAGACCTAGAGATTGACTCTACCATCATTGAACAAGCTGTTATTGATTTTCGGTTAGAGAACCAACTTAACGATTCCGATCGCTTTCAAGAATGGCTCAACGCCAAAGGCATCAACTACGCCGACTTCCGTTATCAAATTGCCGCTGGGTTGAAGATAGAAAAGCTCAAAGCAGAAGTGACAGCCCCAAAACTAGAGGAATACTTCAACGCCAATAAAGCCTTACTCGATCAAGTTGTTCTCTCGCGCATTGTCGTCGCCGATCGAAACTTCGCCTTGAATCTCAAAAGTCAAATTCTGGCAGACAACAGCCGCTTTGAACCCTTAGCCAGAGAGCATTCCCTCACTGACGATCGCTTAGTTAATGGCATTATGGAGCCAGTTAGCCTGGGGCAAATTCCTGACCAGATACAAGGGTACGTCGCCACTGCTAAACCAGGCGAATTAATTGGTCCATTGGAAATTGAAGGACGCTACGCTTTGCTGCGCGTTGAGCAAATTCTTCCTGTGTCCCTGGATGGGTCACTAAAAGGGGAACTGCAAAATCAGCTATTTGAACAATGGTTACAAGAGAAGGCGCAAAAAATGACTATCAAAATGCACATTGAATGA
- a CDS encoding thermonuclease family protein, with protein sequence MSHFLLPALLILALQPLPALASSQIQYGFPTSDPPVVIKSEQLKQNQQNALFTVVSVGDGDTIRVKQKNQTITVRLGCIDAPELAQKPWGERSKYRLGQFLPAGQTVRLRQIDTDRYGRTVAEVYKNDRSINQQMVREGYAVIYPQYFGGCAATRNQYLQAEAEAKQNQLAFWSQPNRVMPWDFRRQPNQIAQNTPTPIASPTPTLSPSPDETKPLREPTQGQGCQCPYDYDKRGNICAGRSAYSRPGGESPRCYVGD encoded by the coding sequence ATGTCTCACTTTTTGTTGCCTGCTTTACTGATATTGGCATTACAACCTTTACCAGCATTAGCATCATCCCAAATTCAATACGGTTTCCCAACCTCAGATCCACCAGTAGTCATTAAATCTGAACAGCTTAAACAAAATCAGCAAAACGCATTATTTACAGTAGTTTCTGTCGGTGATGGTGACACAATTAGGGTCAAGCAAAAGAACCAAACCATTACAGTCCGATTAGGTTGTATCGACGCTCCAGAATTAGCCCAAAAACCTTGGGGTGAACGCTCAAAATATCGGTTAGGTCAGTTTTTACCTGCTGGTCAAACTGTGAGGTTACGACAAATTGACACCGATCGCTATGGTCGAACTGTAGCAGAAGTTTATAAAAACGATCGCTCAATCAACCAGCAAATGGTACGTGAAGGTTATGCAGTCATTTACCCGCAATACTTCGGCGGCTGTGCGGCTACCAGGAATCAATATCTGCAAGCGGAAGCTGAAGCTAAACAAAATCAATTAGCTTTCTGGAGTCAACCGAATCGAGTGATGCCTTGGGATTTTCGTCGGCAACCTAACCAAATCGCGCAGAATACACCGACTCCGATCGCTTCTCCCACACCTACACTGTCCCCCAGTCCTGATGAAACTAAACCCTTGAGAGAACCAACTCAAGGTCAAGGTTGTCAATGTCCTTACGATTACGATAAACGGGGAAATATTTGTGCTGGACGTTCCGCTTACTCACGCCCCGGTGGGGAAAGTCCGCGCTGTTATGTGGGGGATTAA
- a CDS encoding helicase-related protein yields MQYIIELLQKSQQKIRIATGFFTIKGWNLVRRYTTGKRTYLLVGLDDPGEQKARMALVQEIMRDLRTGLDIDRRKAVRDLVDKIQSNQFEIVDARAKDHHNKLYISDETAAIQTSSNLTGKGLMKQVEGGNILIDKSEIIALVQEFDDYFITAYDLTQELLRALLKWLNLAKPWDIYLKTILAFEQIKPVKTTYSKQPVTYQQDMISLTLSQINEHGGSMLVASTGLGKTVIATLVAVQLKSEDLIDKVIIICPNAVKTIWRKEMRDASISADCFTLETLDKEDSDQASDLMIWDEFVDDIRSGKGRYLLIFDESHKLRKRYPDQFGNKYSQVEKRRERKAFTRINEVVNQLGNPEKIKVLLLTGSPYATDINNINVQLHLLPHTAESDVLFPDLFDDARAWKITKPSQFIDLPVAHQLTTPHVAKYYGQPDNKGRYINFGEIKKYFPDVYLYTISCPVPVEAELASVISQGYFDLNVSHPIYRKNIVTQVKKDWASSPLALKEILERVVDTPRGEKALDLEKSDFFISQEERQKVLNPIISKLHKLNRQQDKKLQNLLEIIDFHCPQEKLIIFCERYPTAFYLEEALKSLKPNLRIFSTITKNKFNNKDNEYQSKTLRKVEKAIEKFAPIANNTSSNIQDTYNVFITTDNYGIGVNMQDASVVVNYDIAWTPIEPIQRAGRILRLWNDFRIVRIYTFIPILTETTELQDEFVDLGKRWDNLMQRHEESRKLTDLPILTPDDRQLINMPHFASDIKVNKGILTLENTDDEVSRYYQHTQKLHLHREYANTLDSDLVSALYHSKKSILLYLLLQYNNEYKILLYEPETDILRSPSPESILNLIECTPETEAAFVNEDKIEELADLVIKKWCMQNQISEEEVSRECTLYLTPNNHDSSIKELLTGN; encoded by the coding sequence TTGCAATATATTATCGAATTATTACAAAAATCTCAACAAAAAATTCGGATTGCCACAGGTTTTTTCACAATTAAAGGATGGAACTTAGTTCGTCGTTATACTACAGGGAAAAGAACCTACCTTTTAGTTGGCTTAGACGATCCTGGTGAACAAAAAGCAAGGATGGCTTTAGTTCAAGAAATTATGCGAGATCTACGAACTGGATTAGACATAGATAGAAGAAAAGCGGTTCGTGACCTGGTAGACAAAATCCAATCTAACCAATTTGAAATTGTTGACGCTAGAGCTAAAGACCACCATAACAAACTTTATATCTCTGATGAAACAGCAGCTATTCAAACTTCTTCAAATTTAACTGGCAAGGGATTAATGAAGCAAGTTGAAGGGGGGAATATTCTGATCGATAAATCAGAGATTATAGCTTTAGTTCAGGAATTTGATGATTATTTTATTACAGCTTACGATTTAACCCAAGAACTCCTCAGAGCTTTATTAAAATGGTTAAACCTTGCTAAACCTTGGGATATTTATCTAAAGACAATCTTAGCTTTTGAGCAAATAAAACCAGTAAAAACTACTTATAGTAAACAGCCTGTTACCTATCAACAAGATATGATTTCTCTAACATTAAGCCAAATTAATGAGCATGGTGGCTCAATGTTAGTTGCTTCTACAGGACTAGGTAAAACTGTGATAGCAACTCTAGTGGCTGTTCAATTAAAATCAGAAGACTTGATTGATAAGGTAATTATTATTTGCCCTAATGCTGTTAAAACCATTTGGCGTAAAGAGATGCGAGATGCTAGTATATCTGCTGATTGTTTTACTTTAGAAACCTTAGATAAAGAAGATTCAGACCAAGCAAGCGATCTGATGATATGGGATGAATTTGTTGATGATATTCGCTCAGGAAAAGGGCGCTACTTATTAATATTTGATGAAAGCCACAAGCTGAGAAAGCGTTATCCAGACCAATTTGGAAATAAATATTCCCAAGTTGAAAAAAGAAGAGAAAGGAAGGCGTTTACCAGAATTAATGAAGTTGTAAATCAACTAGGAAATCCTGAAAAAATTAAAGTTTTATTATTGACAGGCTCACCTTACGCTACAGATATCAATAATATTAATGTTCAACTTCATCTCCTACCTCATACAGCCGAAAGTGATGTTTTATTTCCCGACTTATTTGATGATGCACGCGCTTGGAAAATTACAAAACCAAGTCAATTTATAGATTTACCTGTGGCTCACCAGCTAACCACTCCTCACGTAGCTAAATATTATGGTCAACCAGATAACAAAGGACGTTATATTAATTTTGGAGAAATCAAAAAATATTTTCCTGATGTTTATTTGTACACTATTTCTTGTCCTGTACCTGTGGAAGCTGAATTAGCATCAGTAATCAGCCAAGGTTATTTTGATTTAAATGTATCTCATCCTATATATCGAAAAAATATTGTTACTCAGGTCAAGAAGGACTGGGCAAGTTCTCCTTTAGCATTAAAAGAAATTTTAGAGCGTGTTGTTGATACACCAAGAGGAGAAAAAGCATTAGATTTGGAAAAATCTGATTTCTTCATTTCCCAAGAAGAACGTCAAAAAGTTTTAAATCCAATTATTAGTAAACTACATAAGTTAAACCGACAACAAGATAAAAAACTTCAAAATTTACTGGAGATTATAGATTTTCATTGCCCTCAAGAGAAATTAATTATTTTTTGTGAACGTTATCCTACAGCTTTTTATTTAGAAGAAGCTCTCAAATCATTGAAGCCAAATTTAAGAATATTCAGCACAATCACGAAAAATAAATTCAACAATAAAGATAATGAATATCAATCAAAAACTTTAAGAAAAGTAGAAAAAGCTATTGAAAAATTTGCTCCCATTGCTAACAATACTTCTTCTAATATTCAAGATACGTATAATGTATTCATTACCACTGACAATTATGGAATTGGCGTTAATATGCAGGATGCCTCTGTTGTAGTTAATTACGATATAGCATGGACTCCTATTGAACCAATTCAAAGAGCCGGAAGGATTCTCAGACTTTGGAATGATTTTCGGATTGTTAGAATCTATACTTTTATCCCCATTCTTACAGAAACAACAGAATTACAAGATGAATTTGTCGATCTAGGTAAACGCTGGGATAACTTAATGCAACGTCATGAAGAATCTCGAAAGTTAACGGACTTACCTATTTTAACTCCTGACGATCGACAACTAATTAATATGCCACATTTTGCGTCTGATATTAAAGTAAACAAAGGAATTTTAACACTTGAGAATACAGATGATGAAGTTTCTCGATATTATCAACATACTCAGAAATTACATCTTCATCGAGAATATGCGAATACTCTGGACAGCGATTTAGTTAGTGCTTTATATCATTCAAAAAAATCTATTCTTTTGTATCTTCTTTTACAATATAATAATGAATATAAAATTTTACTTTATGAGCCAGAAACCGATATTTTACGCTCCCCTTCACCTGAGTCTATCCTAAATTTAATTGAATGCACTCCTGAAACTGAAGCTGCTTTTGTAAATGAAGACAAAATAGAAGAATTAGCCGATCTGGTTATCAAAAAATGGTGTATGCAAAATCAAATTTCTGAAGAAGAGGTAAGCAGAGAGTGTACATTATATTTAACACCAAATAATCATGATAGTTCTATCAAAGAGCTATTAACTGGTAATTAG